A stretch of DNA from Sphingomonas sp. SORGH_AS_0879:
GCCGATGACCAGCCCCTTCACCCCCTGTTGCGCGATCATCGCGATCAGTTGTTCCTTGTCGTGCGTAAACTTGGTCCGGCGGATCAGCGTGGCGGGGCTGGCGAAGCTCCACCCGGCATCGCACAAGGCGGTGCCCACGGTCTTGGTCCCGACGTCCAGCCCGATCAGCCGCCCGCCGGAGGGGAGGGCGGTGCGGAATTCGCTACGGTCGGTGGTGATCAGGCTCATCGAAAGGCTTTCAAACGGCGTTCCGCATCGGCGCGGACATTCGCCCAGAACAGGCTATAGTCATAGACGTGGTAATTGTTGCCGGGCAGCACATAGGGCCCGACATTGGGTCCTTCGCCGATGGTCAGGATACCGCGACCTTCGCATTTGGCGGGGACCTTGCCCGCGACGATCGCGGCCGTCTTGAGATCGGCGGAGGGGAAGAGCGTGCCCAGATTGGCGGTCACGGGGGCCTCGCCGTCCGGCATGCCGGTCAGCGGGTTGGTGCACAGCATCGCGCTGTCCTTACGGGGCGCGCCGGTATAGCCGTTGGTCTTGTCGAACACGTCGAGGATCAGCGACGGGTCGGCGGGCTCGCCGAAGCTCTGCCAACTGAGGATGCAGCCGGTCTGGTCCGCGCGCTCGCAGGCGGGGAGCCCCATGGCGGGCAGGTCGGCGGTCATCGAGATCGGCCAGCCGACGACATAGGCCGCGACGATCCGCCGCTTGAGGCCGGCGTCCTTGGCCACCCGGTCGGTCAGCAGCCGCGACAGGTGCAGCGCGCCCTGGCTGTGCCCGGCCAGGATCAGCGGGCGTTTGGGATCGACCTGCGCCAGAAAGGCGGTGAAGGCCGCATCCACGTCGCGATACGCCAGGTCGAGCGCGCGCTCGGCGTCCGCCACGCTGGTCAGGAACGCGCCGAACGTCGCCTGGCGATAGCGCGGCGCCCAGATGTCGCCCGCCCCGTTGAACGCGCTCGCCTGGCCGCGCAGGAACAGTTCGGCGCGGGCATTGGTGTCGGGATCGTCGATCGGCGCGTTCCAATGCGCCTTGTTGATGTAGGAGGTCGGGTGGATGAAGAAGACCGCCGCCCCCTGGCCGGGCTGGCCGGGCGTATAGCTGGTCGGGGTCCACAGCGCGGGATTGCCGGGCAGGTCGGGCCGCGCCAGCCACATCACGCGCCGCTTGTACAGCTCGGCCGGGGGCGCGGCCTGTTCGCGGAACGACTCGGACGGCACCGTCGACCAGCGGAGCAACTGGTTGCCGAACAGCCGATAGGCAAAGGCCGCCGCGATCGTCAGCACGATGAGCGCCGCCACGACATAAAGGAATTTGCGCGCCAAATCATCACTCCGTTGTGCGGTGCAGCAAAATGGAGAAGCCCGCAATTGCTATCCATGATGCTCCACTTGCCCCCATTGCAATCGCCCGGACGGCAAAAGCGTTGCGCGAAGCCGCGCGGCGATGCTAGCCGCAAATCCATGTCCGTAGATACCGCAACCGTGAAGAAGATCGCGAGCCTGGCCCGCATCGCGATCACCGAGGAGGACGCGACGCGCCTCGCCCCCGAACTCGGCAACATCCTGGGCTGGATCGAGCAACTGGGCGAGGTCGACACCCAAGGGGTCGAGCCGATGACCGCGGTGATCCCGAACCAGCTTCGCCTGCGCGACGACGTCGTCAATGACGGCGGCATCCGCGACCTCCTCATGCAGAATGCGCCGCAGGCCGAACATGGCTTCTTCACGGTGCCCAAGGTGATCGAATAATGACCGACCTGACAACGCTCGGCATCGCCGCCATCCGCGACGGCGTGCGCGACGGCCAGTTCAAGGCGCGCGAAGTCGCCGAGGCCTTCAATGCCAAGGTCGCGGGCGCGCGGGCGCTCAACGCTTTCCTGGTCGAGACGCCCGAGCACGCGCTCGCCGCCGCCGACGCGGCGGACGCGGCGCGTGCGGCGGGTGAAACCCTCAAGCCGCTGGCGGGCGTGCCGATCGGCATGAAGGACCTGTTCGCGACCAAGGGCGTTGCGACCACCGCCGCCAGCAAGATTCTGGAAGGCTTCGTGCCGCCCTACGAATCGACGGTTTCGCAGAATCTGTGGAACGCCGGTGCGGGGATGCTCGGCAAGCTGAACCTCGACCAGTTCGCCATGGGCTCGTCCAACGAGACGAGCGCGTTCGGCAATGTCATCTCGCCCTGGCGGCGTCCGAACGACACGGCGGCGCTCGCCCCCGGCGGGTCGTCGGGCGGTTCCTCGACGGCGGTGTCGGCGGGGCTGGCTCCCGGCGCGACCGGCACAGACACGGGCGGCTCGATCCGCCAGCCCGCCGCCTTTACCGGCATTTCGGGCATCAAGCCGACCTATGGCCGCTGCTCGCGCTGGGGCACGATCGCCTTCGCCTCCTCGCTCGACCAGGCGGGGCCGATGGCGCGCGACGTGCGCGACTGCGCGATCATGCTGGAGGCGATGGCGGGCTTCGACGCCAAGGACGCGACCTCGCTCAAGCTCGACGTGCCGAACTGGGAAGCCGCGCTGTCGGCGGACCTGAAGGGCAAGCGCGTCGGTGTGCCCAAGGAATATCGCGTCGACGGCATGCCCGCCGAGATCGAGTCGCTGTGGCAGCAGGGCATCGACTGGCTGCGCGATGCGGGGGCGGAGATCGTCGAGGTTTCGCTTCCCCACACCAAATACGCGCTTCCGGCCTATTACATCATCGCGCCCGCCGAGGCGTCGTCCAACCTCGCCCGCTATGACGGCGTGCGCTACGGCCTGCGCGACCTGCCCGAAGGGGCGGGGTTGCAGGACATGTACGCCGCGACCCGCGCCGCCGGGTTCGGCGACGAGGTGAAGCGCCGCATCCTGATCGGCACCTATGTCCTGTCGGCGGGCTTTTACGACGCCTATTACACCCAGGCGCAGAAGGTCCGCACGCTGATCGCCCGCGATTTCGAGCGGGCGTTCGGTGAGTGTGACGTGCTCCTCACCCCGACCGCGCCCTCGGCGGCGTTCGCGCTGGGCGAGAAGCAGGCCGATCCGCTGGCCATGTACCTCAACGACGTGTTCACGGTCCCCGCCTCGCTGGCCGGGTTGCCCGCCATGTCGGTGCCGGGCGGGCTGGACAAGGACGGGTTGCCGCTCGGCCTCCAGATCATCGGCAAGCCGCTGGACGAGCAGGGCGTTCTCAACGCCGGGCTCGCCATCGAGCATCGCGCGGGCTTCACCGCCCGTCCGCAGGCCTGGTGGTAAGCGACCGCGTCTTTGCAACCCGCAACATCGCCGTGTTGCGGGAGGCGCAGGGTGCCCTGAACGTCGCGTTCGGGGCGATCCTCAGCGCCTATGTCGGCGTGTCCCTGAGCAATATCGACAATCACCCCTTCGACCATCACATGCTGGCGCGGTTCTTCCTGGGCGTGGCGGGCTTCATCCTGTGCCTGTGCGTGGGCAACAGCGTGATCCTGCGCGGTGAGTTTCGGCTCGGCATCGCCTTTCTGATGCTGGGCGCGGGGGCGGCCTATATCGGGCTGATGGAGGCGCGGCATCTCGGCTTCGAAACCGCGATCCTGCGCATCCTGTCGACTTGCTGGATCGTCGCGCTGCTGGGCAGCAACGCCGTTCTGACGGCGATCAACTATCTTCATCATCGAGATCGAACATGAGCGAATATCGCATCCAGGGCGCGACGGGGGAATGGGAGGTCGTGATCGGCCTGGAAGTCCACGCCCAGGTCACCACCAACGCCAAGCTGTTCTCCGGCGCGGCGACCGCGTTCGGTGCGGAGCCCAACACGCAGGTGTCGCTGGTCGATGCCGCGATGCCCGGCATGCTGCCCGTACCCAACATGGAATGTATCCGCCAGGCGGTGCGAACCGGCATGGCGATCGACGCGCAGATCAACACATGGTCGCGCTTCGACCGGAAGAATTATTTCTACGCCGATCTGCCGCAGGGCTATCAGATCAGCCAGCTCTACCACCCGCTGGTGGGTGAGGGCGCGATCGAGATCAGCCTGGACGAGAAGGACCCCGACGGCCCCACCAAGTCGATCGGCGTCGAGCGTATCCATGTCGAGCAGGATGCGGGCAAGCTGATGCACGATCAGCATCCGACGCGCTCCTATGTCGATCTCAACCGCTCGGGCGTGGCGCTGATGGAGATCGTCAGCCGCCCCGACATGCGTTCGCCCGCCGAAGCCGGGGCTTATCTGCGCAAGCTGCGCGCGATCCTGCGCTATGTCGGGTCGTGCGACGGCAATATGGAAGAAGGCTCGATGCGCGCCGACGTGAACGTGTCGGTGCGCAAGCCCGGCGCCGAGTTCGGCACGCGGACCGAGACGAAGAACGTCAACTCGGTCCGCTTCGTGATGGCCGCGATCGAATATGAGGCCAAGCGCCAGGTCGCGGTGCTGGAGGATGGCGGCAAGATCGTCCAGGAAACGCGCCTCTTCAACGTCGAGAGCGGCACCACGCGGTCGATGCGGTCGAAGGAGGATGCGCATGATTACCGCTACTTCCCCGATCCCGACCTGTTGCCGCTGGAACTGACCGACGCCTTTCTCGAGGAATGCCGCGCCAGCCTGCCCGAACTGCCCGATGCCAAGCGGCGGCGGTACGAAGCGCTGGGCCTGACACCCTATAATGCGGGCGTCCTGACCGCCGAGGTCGAGACGGCGCGCTGGTTCGACGGTCTGCTGGAGGCGCTTGAGGGCACCAGCGCCAAGCCCGCACAGGCGGCCAATTGGGTGGCGGCGGAACTGTTCGGCGCGCTGAACCGGCTGGGCAAGGACATCACCGAGAGCCCGGTGTCGCCCGCGCAGGCGGCCGAACTGCTGGCGCTGGTCGCGGACGGCACGTTGTCGGGGAGCCTGTCGAAGCAGGTGTTCGAGATCATGCTGGAAACCGGCGACGGTCCGAACAAGATCGTCGAGGAGCGCGGGCTCAAGCAGACCAGCGATACGGCTGCGATCGAGGCGGTGATCGCCGAGGTTCTGGAGAAGAACCCCAACCAGCTCGGCCAGTATCGCGGCGGCAAGGAAGCGTTGTTCGGCTTCTTCGTCGGTCAGACGATGAAGGCGATGGGCGGCAAGGCCAATCCGGCGGTGGTCAACGACCTGTTGAAGAAGGCATTGGCGGGCTGATCCAGCGCCACTCCCCCTTCCGCAGGCGAGTTTCAGGTCGGTCCTGCCCCCGGCATGACCTAAATAATGCGGGGCATCGTCTACCAGAAACTGGGGTCGGGGGGACGGCAGGGTGTCTCGCAGAGGGCGTGGTCTGTGGCGTTCCCTCCCCCATCCCCTCCCGCCTGCGGGAGGGGCGTGCTTGGGACGAGCGATTGACGCCTTGGTGAGCTTTTGCCTGGGGCTACGAGCGGCCTGCGGTAATCTTCACGCCTCACCCCATGCATCTCCCCTCCCGCAGGCGGGAGGGGATGGGGGAGGGCAACGGTGTCTCACCGAGCCCAACCCGTGATCAAACCCTATTGCGCATCCAGATCCTGGTTGCGCACCACGCCGCCGGTCCCGCCGACGCCGTCATGCTCACCGGTATCGGTAAACGTCACCGGCTCTTCGCCGCCCTCGCCACGCTTTACCGCGTCGGAGCGCGCCTCCACCGCCTGTTCGATATCGCTGCGCTCGTCCTCGCGCGGCGGGCTGTCCGGATTGGTTTCCGGTGCCTCGACCGGCGGGCTGTCGGGATGGTTTTCGGGATTGGTCGCCATGATGGCTCCTCTCAAATCTGAAGCGGCTGCTGCGTGCCGGGGTCGCCCGGGCCCACGCCGGGGGCGGGCTGGTCGATGTCGGGGCCGGGCGGCACGATTTCGGGCGGGGGCGTATCGGGCTGCGCGGGCTGGGTCGGCTGCGGGCTTTCGGGCGGGGGCTGGGTCGCCATTCTCGCTCTCCAAATCATGCTGGGGAGGGGATAAACGCATGGGCGCGAGCGATGTTGCCTGTTGTCCCTTGCCGAAGCCGCCCATGGTGATATAGACGCGCGCCCATCGGCGGTGTCCTCGTGCGGGCGTGGCGGAACTGGTAGACGCGCTGGATTTAGGTTCCAGTATCGTAAGATGTGGGGGTTCGAGTCCCTTCGCCCGCACCAGTCCCCGGTCAGGAACGGGGCGACAGCCACACGGAATTTCTCCAGATTGAAGGCCTTTAGATGCAGACTGTCGAGACGCTGAACGAGGGGCTGAAGCGCGCCTACACGCTCACCATCACCGCCCAGGATATCGAGGGCAAGGTCGATGCCGAACTGAAGCGCATCGCGCCGCAGATGAAGATGCCCGGCTTCCGCCCCGGCAAGGTGCCCGCGAACCTGGTTCGCAAGATGCACGGCCCGGCGCTCCTTCAGGACGCGCTGAACACCGCGCTGCAGGAAGGCGTGCAGTCGCTGATCGCCGAGAAGAATCTGCGCCCCGCGATGCAGCCCCAGGTCGAGCTGGTCGGCGACTATGAAGCAGGCAAGGACGCGACGCTGAACGTCACGCTCGAGGTTCTGCCGACCGTCCCGACGCCTGCGATCGACGCGCTGAAGCTCGACCGCCTGACCGTGCCGGTCGCCGACGAGGCGGTGGACGAGCAGCTCCAGAAGTTCGCCGACCAGCAGAAGCGTTGGGACGATGCGGGCGACAAGGCCGCCGCCGAAGGCGATCAGGTCACTGTCGACTTCGTCGGCAAGACCGCCGACGGCGTCGCGTTCGAGGGCGGCTCGGGCGAGGACATGGCGGTCGAGATCGGCGGCGGTCGCCTGATCCCCGGTTTTGAGGACCAGCTGGTCGGTGTGAAGGCCGGTGAAGAGAAGCAGATCTCGGTCACCTTCCCCGAGGACTATCCCGCCAAGGATCTGGCCGGTCAGCCCGCGACCTTCGACCTGACGATCAAGTCGGTGAAGACCGCTGGCGAAGCCAAGATCGACGACGAGATGGCGAAGAATCTGGGCCTCGAGAGCCTGGAGCAGCTGCGCGGTCTGCTGAAGGGGCAGATCGAGCAGGAGCATAACGGCCTGACCCGCACCTATATGAAGCGCAAGCTGCTCGACCAGTTGGCCGATGGTCACGACTTCGAAGTGCCGCCGTCGATGGTCGAGGCCGAGTTCTCGCAGATCTGGGCGCAGCTCGAGCATGAAGCGACCCATGAGGAAGACCCCGAGGCCGCCATGGCCGAGATGGAGAAGGAGCGCGACGATTATAAGAAGATCGCCGAGCGCCGCGTCCGTCTGGGCCTGCTCCTCTCGGAAATCGGTCAGGCGAACGGCGTCGAAGTG
This window harbors:
- a CDS encoding DUF3089 domain-containing protein, with amino-acid sequence MARKFLYVVAALIVLTIAAAFAYRLFGNQLLRWSTVPSESFREQAAPPAELYKRRVMWLARPDLPGNPALWTPTSYTPGQPGQGAAVFFIHPTSYINKAHWNAPIDDPDTNARAELFLRGQASAFNGAGDIWAPRYRQATFGAFLTSVADAERALDLAYRDVDAAFTAFLAQVDPKRPLILAGHSQGALHLSRLLTDRVAKDAGLKRRIVAAYVVGWPISMTADLPAMGLPACERADQTGCILSWQSFGEPADPSLILDVFDKTNGYTGAPRKDSAMLCTNPLTGMPDGEAPVTANLGTLFPSADLKTAAIVAGKVPAKCEGRGILTIGEGPNVGPYVLPGNNYHVYDYSLFWANVRADAERRLKAFR
- the gatC gene encoding Asp-tRNA(Asn)/Glu-tRNA(Gln) amidotransferase subunit GatC; its protein translation is MSVDTATVKKIASLARIAITEEDATRLAPELGNILGWIEQLGEVDTQGVEPMTAVIPNQLRLRDDVVNDGGIRDLLMQNAPQAEHGFFTVPKVIE
- the gatA gene encoding Asp-tRNA(Asn)/Glu-tRNA(Gln) amidotransferase subunit GatA, with the translated sequence MTDLTTLGIAAIRDGVRDGQFKAREVAEAFNAKVAGARALNAFLVETPEHALAAADAADAARAAGETLKPLAGVPIGMKDLFATKGVATTAASKILEGFVPPYESTVSQNLWNAGAGMLGKLNLDQFAMGSSNETSAFGNVISPWRRPNDTAALAPGGSSGGSSTAVSAGLAPGATGTDTGGSIRQPAAFTGISGIKPTYGRCSRWGTIAFASSLDQAGPMARDVRDCAIMLEAMAGFDAKDATSLKLDVPNWEAALSADLKGKRVGVPKEYRVDGMPAEIESLWQQGIDWLRDAGAEIVEVSLPHTKYALPAYYIIAPAEASSNLARYDGVRYGLRDLPEGAGLQDMYAATRAAGFGDEVKRRILIGTYVLSAGFYDAYYTQAQKVRTLIARDFERAFGECDVLLTPTAPSAAFALGEKQADPLAMYLNDVFTVPASLAGLPAMSVPGGLDKDGLPLGLQIIGKPLDEQGVLNAGLAIEHRAGFTARPQAWW
- the gatB gene encoding Asp-tRNA(Asn)/Glu-tRNA(Gln) amidotransferase subunit GatB translates to MSEYRIQGATGEWEVVIGLEVHAQVTTNAKLFSGAATAFGAEPNTQVSLVDAAMPGMLPVPNMECIRQAVRTGMAIDAQINTWSRFDRKNYFYADLPQGYQISQLYHPLVGEGAIEISLDEKDPDGPTKSIGVERIHVEQDAGKLMHDQHPTRSYVDLNRSGVALMEIVSRPDMRSPAEAGAYLRKLRAILRYVGSCDGNMEEGSMRADVNVSVRKPGAEFGTRTETKNVNSVRFVMAAIEYEAKRQVAVLEDGGKIVQETRLFNVESGTTRSMRSKEDAHDYRYFPDPDLLPLELTDAFLEECRASLPELPDAKRRRYEALGLTPYNAGVLTAEVETARWFDGLLEALEGTSAKPAQAANWVAAELFGALNRLGKDITESPVSPAQAAELLALVADGTLSGSLSKQVFEIMLETGDGPNKIVEERGLKQTSDTAAIEAVIAEVLEKNPNQLGQYRGGKEALFGFFVGQTMKAMGGKANPAVVNDLLKKALAG
- the tig gene encoding trigger factor, whose protein sequence is MQTVETLNEGLKRAYTLTITAQDIEGKVDAELKRIAPQMKMPGFRPGKVPANLVRKMHGPALLQDALNTALQEGVQSLIAEKNLRPAMQPQVELVGDYEAGKDATLNVTLEVLPTVPTPAIDALKLDRLTVPVADEAVDEQLQKFADQQKRWDDAGDKAAAEGDQVTVDFVGKTADGVAFEGGSGEDMAVEIGGGRLIPGFEDQLVGVKAGEEKQISVTFPEDYPAKDLAGQPATFDLTIKSVKTAGEAKIDDEMAKNLGLESLEQLRGLLKGQIEQEHNGLTRTYMKRKLLDQLADGHDFEVPPSMVEAEFSQIWAQLEHEATHEEDPEAAMAEMEKERDDYKKIAERRVRLGLLLSEIGQANGVEVTAQEMNRLIAQAAQQYGPEDRQRFIQYVQQEPMAAAQLRAPLYEDKVVDFLFGKAEITDRETTREELEAAIESEDGFATGTHVHNHDHDHDHDHGAKKPAKAKAKKADVTEEAASDAAAEDAPKKATRAKKAAPAEAEAPVEATEEAAPAKKPRAKKAAAPAEGEAETAEAPAKKPRAKKAAPTE